GTCGGTGCCGTCGGCCGACTCGAACCACTCCTGGCTCACCTCGATGTCGATGTCGACCTCGGTCGACTGCCGGCACAGCGTCTCGGTCGTCCCGTCCGCGAGATCGACGCGGCGCACCGACGGCGGCTCGCCGAACGACTGGACGGTCAGGTACGCCTCGGGGTCGTCCCCCGAGCCGTGGACGCCCGCGACCGTCGGGAACGCCGGGAGGTCGACGGTCCCCTCGCGCCGCCCGTCGGCATCGAGGACGGCGAGCTCGGAGCTGGCGTCGCGGTGGTAGTGCGCGAGGAGTCGGTCGCCCGCGAGTTCGACGCCGCGGAGGACGGCGTCCGTCTCGGGGACGAGTTCCTCGAACGCGTCCGGATCGGTCGCCTCGCCCGCGAGCGCGTCGGCCAGCGGCGCGGCGAGCACGCGCGAGAAGTCGGCGCCGTGGTCGGTCGCGAGCAGCAGCCGGTCGCGGTCGCCGTCGATGGTCGGCGTGAACACGGCGTCGTAGCCCGTGAGCACCGGCCCGAGCTCCGCGGTCGCCGGGTCGCCGCGGCAGCCGTACACGTCAGATCGCTCCCAGCCCTCGACGTAGCCGGCGACGAGCGCGTCGCCGTCGGTCACGAGCGTCGGCCACGTGGTCTCCCCCACCTCGTCGGCGACGACGTGGTCTTCCGCGGGGGCGGACCCGGACCCGAACTCGTGGAACCGGATCGCCTTGTCGAGCTGGCCGTCGGACGGCGTGTCGGACCCCGCGTCATCGGTATCCGCCTCGCTGTCGTCGTCCTCGCCGTCGCCGCCGGCGGCGCCGGTCGTGACGTAGTAGAAGCCGCGCGGGGCGGCGTCGTCGGGATCCGCGTCGTCGGGACCCCTGGCGTCGTCGGCGTCGGCCCCGTCGGCATCGTCGCCGCCGGCGACGTCGGCTTCCACCCACGCGAACCCGCTCGCCTGCGTTCGCCCCGCGCCCTCGACGGTCTCGACGACCTCGGCGGTCGCCACGTCGACGATCCGAACGTCGTACTGCTCGTCGCCGCCCTCGGCGACGCCGTACGCGAGGTACGCGCCCTCGGGACCGGGGACGGACCAGTCCATCGAGACGGTGCCGTCGCCGGCCCACTCGTTCGGGTCGACGAGGGCGGTTCCCCCGTCGGTGCCGACGGCGTCGGGATCGTCGTACGCGTAGAGGACGGGCTGTTCGTCCTCGGGGCGTTTTACTTCCTGAAACAGGCGGTCCCCCGCGGGTGTGACCGGGCCGTACTGGCCGACGCGCCCGAGCGACGCGAATCGCTCGGCGAGCGCCTCCCGCCGTGGCGTGTCGAGGACGGTCTCGGCGTACTCGTTCTGCTCGTCGGTCCACTCGCGAACCTCCTCGTCGTCGCCCTCGAGCCAGCGGTACGGGTCCGCGATCGGCTCGCCGTGGAGCTCGTCGGTAACTGGTCGCCGCGGCGTCTCGGGCGGCGTCGCTCGCGTTCGGCGGTCGTCGTCGCCGTCGCTGTCGTCGCCGTCAC
This genomic stretch from Halobaculum roseum harbors:
- a CDS encoding prolyl oligopeptidase family serine peptidase; its protein translation is MTDSDAGADAAGVDAGDGDDSDGDDDRRTRATPPETPRRPVTDELHGEPIADPYRWLEGDDEEVREWTDEQNEYAETVLDTPRREALAERFASLGRVGQYGPVTPAGDRLFQEVKRPEDEQPVLYAYDDPDAVGTDGGTALVDPNEWAGDGTVSMDWSVPGPEGAYLAYGVAEGGDEQYDVRIVDVATAEVVETVEGAGRTQASGFAWVEADVAGGDDADGADADDARGPDDADPDDAAPRGFYYVTTGAAGGDGEDDDSEADTDDAGSDTPSDGQLDKAIRFHEFGSGSAPAEDHVVADEVGETTWPTLVTDGDALVAGYVEGWERSDVYGCRGDPATAELGPVLTGYDAVFTPTIDGDRDRLLLATDHGADFSRVLAAPLADALAGEATDPDAFEELVPETDAVLRGVELAGDRLLAHYHRDASSELAVLDADGRREGTVDLPAFPTVAGVHGSGDDPEAYLTVQSFGEPPSVRRVDLADGTTETLCRQSTEVDIDIEVSQEWFESADGTDVPAFVVRRGDVEPDGDNPALLTGYGGFRVNRTPTFDRFRIPFLAAGGVFVLATLRGGTEYGEPWHEAGRRGNKGRVFDDALAVADGVVERGWADPDRVGVTGGSNGGLLVGALITRRPDRWAVALCHVPLLDMLRFHRFLLGASWTTEYGHPEEDPEAFAYIREYSPYDNAPEADYPATMFTTALGDTRVHPSHARKMTALVQERNTGEEPVILRVEDDAGHGVGKPTSMQMRENSERWGFVFERLGMAVPNST